Genomic DNA from Paenibacillus sp. KS-LC4:
GCGAGGTCGACTCTTGCCGTCATTGGGTAGATGACAACAAGTGCAGCGCTTCATCCATCTATATCGTCAGCAATAGCGCAGATACTGCACACACAGCTAGCGAAACAGATTGCCGAACTTTCGAAACGAAATAACTGATTGGATGGAAGGGATGTTGCGGTCCCTTCTTTCTTTATGTATTTTACCAATAATGATTATTATTATCAAGCATTTTAATTCATTTTTTTTGAACCGCAGAAGAAAGGGGCTGTCCTCCTTGAAAAAATGTCCATTATGCGGCGGGCCAAACGGCTGCGCCATAGAAGCGGGGCTGGTACCCCACTCCTGCTGGTGCTTCCGGGAGCGCGTTCCGCAAAGTCTGCTTGAACAAATTCCGCCTGCTCAGCGCAACCAGTCATGCGTCTGCCTCAAGTGCGTCAAGCAGGCTAACGCCCAAGCTCTTGTAGAATAGTGTGTTCAGCAGCAGGCCGTTCTCAATGCTTCAAATCGCCCCATATGCCATCATTTTCCGCTTGAATCATTAAATACTTTTCCTCCAGCACCTTAGCTGGCAGCGGACGGCAATAATAATAGCCTTGAATTTCCTTACAGTCATGGCTGGTTAGAAAATCAAGCTGCTCCTTCGTTTCAATGCCTTCCGCTATGACCTCCATCTTTAAATGCTTGGCCATGGAAATAATCGTAGCGACAATCGCTTGATCGCTCTCATCCGTTGTAATATCAATGATGAAGGAACGGTCTATTTTCAGCTTATATATGGGATAATGCTTTAAATAGCTAAGCGAGCTGTAGCCTGTCCCGAAATCATCGAGGCTGATTTTAACGCCGGTGCTGTTTAATTCATTTAGTATCCCAATGGAATGCTTGGCGTCCATCATCATGCTCTCAGTAATTTCCAGCACCAGAAAGCTCGGGTCCAGCCCCGTCTCCTCTAAAATGACATGAATTTGCTGAACCAGATTCGGCTGAAGAAACTGCCTTGCCGATAAATTGACGGATACCGATGCGAAAAAAACACCCTCATCATGCCACTTTTTCATTTGCCTGCAAGCCTCGCGCATCGTCCACTCGCCAATGCTGTAGATCAAGTCGCTTTCTTCGGCCACTGGAATAAATACACCAGGCGATATAATGCCTTTGGTAGGGTGCTCCCACCGGATCAGCGCCTCAACGCCGGTCATTCGATTGTCGGCGGAGCTGATTTGCGGCTGGTAATACAATCTAAACTCCTCGCGCTCCATCGCCTTGCGCAGCTCGCTTTCCAGCTCCAGCCTGAGCTGCAGCTGCTCATTAAATTCATAGCAATAAAACTGATACCCGTTTTTACCATTGCGCTTCACTTCATACATCGCAGTATCAGCATTTTTAAGCAGCTGTACCGTATCCTGGCCATTATCCGGATAGATGGCAATTCCAATGCTGACCGTCGTATAAAAATCGGTGTCCTTCAGGCGGCAGGGCTGCTGAATGGCGGCCGTAATCCTTCCCGCCAGCAGCTCAAGCTCCTGCTTATCCTGAAAGCGATTAATTAATAACGTAAATTCATCTCCTCCCATTCGGGCTACTAAGGTTTCACTGTCTCTAACACAAGATTGAATACGACTGCCCATCTCCTTCAGGAACACATCCCCATAGGCATGTCCAAGTGAATCATTAATATTTTTGAAACGGTCAAGGTCGAGCACCATGACGGCAAAACGGGAAATCTGCTTGCTTCCCTCGTTAACACTTGCACTGCTGCGCTGGATCATTTTTGATAGCTGCTGATTGAAATGGAGTCGATTCGGCAGACCGCTTAAAGCATCATGAAAGGTCTGGTGAATCATTTCGCGCTCCGCTTTTTTGCGGGCGCTATGATCTCGAATGATCGTTAAAACCGCTGGTCGGCCATTATGGTCAATTGTTTTACTCATCGTCTCAACCTCAATAACCTCATTGCGAAGGCTAATCAGCCTAATTTCCTCTATATTGGAGCGCATCTTCGTCTGATGCATCACTTTTATTCGTTCGGTCACGATATCCCAATCACTCGGATGAATAAAGCGAAAAACATCCTGGCCAATCAGCTGCTCTCTGCTCCCGCCAATCGTTTGTTCAGCTACACCGTTAATGAACACGATTTTAGAGTCCTGATGGATGACAATGGGATCTCTGTACAAGCCCAGCAGCTCGTTGTAACGCTCACTAATAGCCTCACTCTCCTTCTGCTGCCTAACCGATTCCGAACGATCCCGAATGAGAAGATGGTTGCCTAAGCTGCTGCTGCTGGCATCATAAGGGAGCTTATACAGCTCCCAACTGATAACCTCCCCATCTAAATCGTCAAAATATAAAAAATGGCGCTCCGAACAGCTGCCATCTGTCCGGCTCAAAAATTGCTCGAGCTTCGCGCCCTCTTCCTCCGTTATTCGTCTCAGCTTTGACAATTTGGCCCCCGGAAGCAAATCGCGGATAGCCTCCCGCTGATATTTTTTAGCAGCCTCATTCATATGAAGAATGAAGCCATTTTCACCTATTGTTATTATCGGCTCAGGAAACTGCTTATACATATTTGGCAAAGATTTCTTCCAATAGTCCACCTTATCACCTCCGCTGTCTGCTGAATCAGGAATGAAATGCTGTTTTCTCTTGGCGACTAGGTATGAAAAATCCCTCTTCT
This window encodes:
- a CDS encoding DUF1540 domain-containing protein: MAKDVLCEVDSCRHWVDDNKCSASSIYIVSNSADTAHTASETDCRTFETK
- a CDS encoding cysteine-rich CWC family protein, producing MIIIIKHFNSFFLNRRRKGLSSLKKCPLCGGPNGCAIEAGLVPHSCWCFRERVPQSLLEQIPPAQRNQSCVCLKCVKQANAQALVE
- a CDS encoding EAL domain-containing protein codes for the protein MDYWKKSLPNMYKQFPEPIITIGENGFILHMNEAAKKYQREAIRDLLPGAKLSKLRRITEEEGAKLEQFLSRTDGSCSERHFLYFDDLDGEVISWELYKLPYDASSSSLGNHLLIRDRSESVRQQKESEAISERYNELLGLYRDPIVIHQDSKIVFINGVAEQTIGGSREQLIGQDVFRFIHPSDWDIVTERIKVMHQTKMRSNIEEIRLISLRNEVIEVETMSKTIDHNGRPAVLTIIRDHSARKKAEREMIHQTFHDALSGLPNRLHFNQQLSKMIQRSSASVNEGSKQISRFAVMVLDLDRFKNINDSLGHAYGDVFLKEMGSRIQSCVRDSETLVARMGGDEFTLLINRFQDKQELELLAGRITAAIQQPCRLKDTDFYTTVSIGIAIYPDNGQDTVQLLKNADTAMYEVKRNGKNGYQFYCYEFNEQLQLRLELESELRKAMEREEFRLYYQPQISSADNRMTGVEALIRWEHPTKGIISPGVFIPVAEESDLIYSIGEWTMREACRQMKKWHDEGVFFASVSVNLSARQFLQPNLVQQIHVILEETGLDPSFLVLEITESMMMDAKHSIGILNELNSTGVKISLDDFGTGYSSLSYLKHYPIYKLKIDRSFIIDITTDESDQAIVATIISMAKHLKMEVIAEGIETKEQLDFLTSHDCKEIQGYYYCRPLPAKVLEEKYLMIQAENDGIWGDLKH